The proteins below are encoded in one region of Mya arenaria isolate MELC-2E11 chromosome 15, ASM2691426v1:
- the LOC128220302 gene encoding mucin-5AC-like, with translation MDMLDNSTNPPLTYAYVWLINQTFNVRFAKKYYLKKSLCAADSTSTGAPKTPRETQPTYSKSTTTHSKSTTGPVSSSTSTRNVITTDTHPTQAPALNTSTTPTSHQVPKGTAASLNKDEGGSSVGLVVGVVIAVTLPVAAVLVVIVKRRNMARACFNNAATTNTSGQPFTGLSSAVDNQQQVEYVNIANNEMHIHTGNNMESNTYEKLNTNKGVDNYLSLQEINGV, from the exons ATGGATATGCTTG ATAATAGCACCAATCCACCCTTGACGTATGCATATGTGTGGCTGATAAATCAGACTTTTAACGTGAGGTTTGCTAAGAAATATTACTTGAAAAAAAGCTTGTGCGCAGCAG ATAGCACATCTACTGGAGCTCCGAAAACGCCACGGGAGACACAACCAACTTACTCAAAATCAACCACGACACATTCCAAAAGTACAACAG GTCCTGTATCAAGCTCGACGTCAACACGGAATGTCATAACAACAGATACACATCCGACACAAGCACCGGCATTGAATACATCTACAACGCCAACATCGCATCAGGTACCTAAAGGAACAGCAGCGTCCTTAAACAAAGACGAAGGAG GGTCATCCGTTGGACTAGTGGTCGGTGTGGTTATTGCTGTGACATTACCTGTAGCTGCAGTACTTGTAGTTATTGTCAAAAGAAG GAACATGGCCAGGGCTTGCTTTAATAACGCCGCAACAACAAATACTTCAGGACAGCCATTCACAGGATTGTCTTCTGCTGTGGACAATCAACAACAAGTTGAATATGTCAACATAGCAAATAATGAAATGCACATACATACTGGAAACAATATGGAGTCAAATACTTACGAAAAACTTAACACAAATAAGGGTGTTGACAACTATCTCTCACTCCAAGAAATAAATGGAGTCTAG